Proteins from a genomic interval of Anolis sagrei isolate rAnoSag1 chromosome 1, rAnoSag1.mat, whole genome shotgun sequence:
- the GJB7 gene encoding gap junction beta-7 protein: MSWGFLRDILSGVNKYSTGIGRIWLAIVFIFRLLVYVVAAEHVWKDEQKEFECNIKQPGCENVCFDHFFPVSQVRLWALQLIMVSTPSLLVVLHVAYRENREKRHRTKLYKDPGSMDGGLLCTYLISLLSKTGFEIGFLFLFYKLYGGFNVPRLVKCNMSPCPNTVDCYISKPTEKKVFLYIVVVTSCLCIVLNVIEFSYLIFKYSIKCCFKNYIKKAQDSKSEQKKLNSTDHNGTVLYFGSDLDTVFDIHGTEVKTQPSSQHEE, encoded by the coding sequence ATGAGCTGGGGATTTCTCCGCGATATTCTAAGTGGGGTGAATAAATATTCAACGGGAATCGGCAGAATTTGGCTGGCGATTGTGTTCATATTCCGTCTCCTTGTCTATGTTGTGGCTGCAGAACATGTCTGGAAGGACGAACAGAAGGAGTTTGAGTGCAACATCAAGCAACCTGGCTGCGAAAATGTCTGCTTTGATCACTTTTTCCCCGTTTCCCAAGTCAGGCTTTGGGCCTTGCAACTGATCATGGTCTCCACCCCATCTCTTCTTGTCGTTCTCCATGTTGCTTATCGTGAAAATAGGGAAAAGAGACACAGAACAAAACTCTATAAGGACCCAGGGAGTATGGATGGCGGATTGCTATGCACCTATCTCATCAGCCTCCTTTCCAAAACAGGATTTGAAATTGGTTTCCTCTTTTTGTTCTACAAGCTCTATGGTGGGTTCAATGTCCCCCGCCTTGTGAAATGTAACATGAGCCCATGTCCCAACACTGTTGACTGTTACATATCCAAGCCCACTGAGAAGAAAGTCTTCCTCTATATTGTGGTGGTGACTTCTTGCTTGTGCATCGTCTTAAATGTCATTGAGTTCAGCTATTTGATTTTCAAATATTCCATCAAATGTTGCTTCAAGAATTATATCAAGAAGGCTCAAGACTCCAAAAGTGAGCAGAAGAAGTTGAATTCTACAGATCACAATGGGACAGTCTTGTATTTTGGGAGTGATTTGGACACCGTCTTTGATATCCATGGAACAGAAGTAAAAACCCAGCCCAGCAGCCAACATGAAGAATAA
- the ZNF292 gene encoding zinc finger protein 292 isoform X1, producing MADEEEAGEPGRRSPGQGGLLDTPTLKARLGELERRLEEGGSGAGGEPPPGEEAATEYCQQLCQTLLEYAEKWKASEDPLPLLEVYTEAIQSYIKAQPYLTSESENVALVLERLALSYVEILLCLPLELPENKWKEIQSFIQTAHEKLMQSGNSQFQFLSLLAQENGAWKNPVLCGILSQELQDQDKVNEFLAFEGSVLLDMRIKHLMKSKQLTQATALAKVCSDHPEISSKGSFKQTYLVCLCSGSPNEKLMQEIADIDCKDALEMICNLESEGDEKSALILCAAFLSRQLQLGEMYCAWELTLFWSKLQQRVEPSVQTYLERCRQLSVLTKTVYHIFFLIKVINSEIDAAGLATCIELCVKALRLEASENTEVKISICKTISCLLPEDLEVKRACQLSEFLLEPTVDAYYAVEMLYNQPDQKYDEENLPVPNSLRCELLLVLKMQWPFDPEFWDWKMLKRQCLALMGEEASIVSSIDELNDTEMHEKIEDCQDENKDISMNGLSGCFDEATNLLRSIRDRKQKNREIKKLRERGFISARFRNWQAYMQYCVLCDKEFLGHRIVRHAQKHYKDGIYSCPICAQNFNSKETFVPHVTLHVKKSSKERLAAMKPLRKLGRPPKATPTSVNKRNNTVVKQEQRHIKKNNLYGADFIVFNDNDGSDDENYEKDKSYIPEITPVQKPLPVNEFTCPVTLCKKGFKYFKNLIAHAKGHKDNEEAKRFLEMQSKKVICQYCRRHFVSVTHLNDHLQMHCGSKPYICIQMKCKASFNSYAELLGHRKEHPVFRAKCMFPKCGRIFSEAYLLYDHEAQHYNTFTCKFADCGKVYRSQMELDKHIEDHTKSEKMLQSAGETIVPQPLKGNDDEECIFPQPLENNESTEEIHPEEALMLLPENSLNNCVKSEEYVAEEIKDISLLAKRTKMSASEPEQINPITTGSAEQHINAPAKPEQVVLTSSALMPLLGQKIRENMARKGKLLPESIKTDGSASVIQQLCSTVEDTCNDLPISQEAKEDGSISESHTISMDSVKLEPQVLSTKSPEEERSHLPLMQHEIDYQNLSPSKPQLEENMKTSTNLYNLPMKTLEGITLAPAQNNLGTPFVPVLPLATPVQKFTCQVEGCTRIYNSCQSIGKHMKTAHPDQYATYKMQRKNKRSRKTDNLQNLPSDSKIVYFLPPQVSTTSSDVFPQQVKNSLNSTCTSQLQQLSNVLFPTRLEGMTNSLLPHENGMNAGLSSHIKSETETTLDSHMRSLSNATLPSQLDELEKQGMPLNIDSGSDPFLPLPAENGPISLFSSPADNCPPSVFSQMENNINHFSSQLEGNTNSFPKDESVDVLFPSQVNNENFSETSPQLLVAEKARKDNRRGPDGKDKKPKHNKRAKWPAIIRDGKFICSRCYRVFSNPRSLGGHLSKRSYCKPLDESELSPEALQLNGQSSLLASMILSSNALSLQQQQESAFNPEVCFKEPSFLQLLATENRSPAFLQNLFPRPNMTSLNTSENDEGSEIIKQALETAGIPSTFDTTEMLPHIMTPSCITSSSQINATILPSPGVSPLLPTVCNPTTLLTDQNRTFNAKISSVEECSSFPVFPDDLILKTIENGLGSNMVSDCAAPAHNFGNNSSRVSVISSIKGSEICSLNKKGASSSKKKKKTTSSLLVPNISQKLEINDLTSLELLPRNVEDNVQIPAENFRSNILANCEAEVLIENLTQKMSSVDNELTASVKENFKTGNETCTEIAPLLVKDLNSNSQVTLGSCIEENSNLDPSEDNIIQNFQKTLEIIKTAMNSQIVEIKTEVQDVSVEPSERLQIRNVECALENFSQNLQPAEPSEQIVHTQNTVLAKTNLSQSETSLKDDSQIMEILEGLKKLKLESETPSQIFDNIIHCLPTDALLPQILVPVITAESTSLVQPSSETRLPIVEKVHKPFTCQAPGCNYSAMTKDALFKHYSKIHQYTAEMILEIKKHQLKYAPFKCVVASCPKTFTRNSNLRAHCQLVHHFTTEEMVKLKLKRPYGRRPQNKAASITPRTVELQHIELKKHVLMECKNQSHLAEEPEVKERMYIESEKLPEKVVPEILVPESIPAALEKLEKPPQVVPIPLEFHNAATPTTITQIQPKVRKIRRHRKEKEERRSKKTVQKSLENPTTYSPYRPYRCVHQGCFAAFTIQQNLILHYQAVHKSDLPSFSPEAEEESEPSKEEDIRKEEDCDETENTVKEFRCEMRNCSRIFQEVTSLIQHYMKLHEMTPEEIGSLRSSLGVARFPCDQSECKSSFTEYVNYIIHLETHHGIKIKQNKTDDGMYKCDCEGCDRIYATRSNLLRHIFNKHNERHKEHLIRPRKFLTPGQENISSKANQEKNTKIKHKALKYRAGKHGNKIIRMRRKRVIALENKNLKISQDPESKAYSLKCGKYVYSIKTREEALSECPNKFVMQYPCMIKGCSSVVTSENNIIRHYKCHKLSKAFTSQHKHLLVVSNKYSDSAEKEAPSLKEASSDKNCDLKDLEPQMSEAASADVESAPPVAQKEPEKDEKDEVDELAELFITKLVNEDLTNAENPAKPSPDVNSDCQETSSSISEKHSASSNLKRASKEKDPTQKKKKKVEKQEETVAVELNSVHRETETAVAVQTTEDASSAFDWSTFKPMGFEVSFLKFLEESAVKQKKNPERSYNHCGTRKGSHSNSRRSNDRNSFAKTRSCSENATYVQFTNPSQFQCSGTVKIVLDKTFRDCTELVLNQLQKMKPIVSLVRLDGHGEANARVTK from the exons ACACTTCTTGAATATGCAGAAAAGTGGAAGGCATCTGAAGATCCCCTACCTTTGTTGGAAGTATATACAGAGGCTATCCAGAGTTACATTAAAGCACAACCATACCTTACCTCTGAGAGTGAAAATGTAGCCCTTGTGCTTGAACGCTTAGCCCT AAGCTATGTTGAAATTCTGCTGTGTTTGCCTCTTGAACTACCTGAAAATAAATGGAAAGAGATTCAGTCTTTTATTCAG ACAGCACATGAAAAGTTGATGCAAAGTGGCAACAGTCAATTTCAGTTTTTATCTCTTCTTGCCCAAGAGAATGGGGCCTGGAAGAATCCAGTTCTTTGCGGTATTCTTTCTCAAGAGCTACAGGATCAAGATAAAG TGAATGAATTTTTAGCCTTTGAAGGCTCTGTGCTACTGGATATGCGCATTAAGCATTTGATGAAATCAAAGCAATTAACTCAAGCAACTGCCTTAGCAAAGGTGTGTTCTGACCACCCAGAAATCAGCAGCAAAGGTAGTTTTAAGCAAACCTACCTAGTCTGTCTTTGTTCTGGATCACCAAATGAAAAGCTAATGCAGGAG ATTGCAGACATAGACTGCAAAGATGCTTTAGAAATGATCTGCAATCTAGAATCTGAAGGAGATGAGAAGAGTGCTCTGATTTTATGTGCAGCATTTTTATCTCGACAACTGCAACTAGGAGAGATGTATTGTGCTTG GGAACTGACTCTCTTCTGGAGTAAACTGCAACAGAGGGTAGAGCCTTCTGTACAAACTTATCTGGAGCGATGTCGTCAACTGTCTGTATTAACAAAGACAGTGTACCACATTTTCTTCCTAATTAAAGTAATAAATTCAGAG ATTGATGCTGCTGGACTTGCAACTTGTATTGAACTTTGTGTAAAGGCATTGCGTTTAGAAGCTAGTGAAAATACAGAAGTCAAGATTTCGATTTGCAAGACTATATCTTGCTTATTGCCTGAAGATTTGGAGGTTAAACGTGCTTGTCAACTAAGCGAATTTCTACTTGAGCCTACTGTCGATGCTTACTATGCTGTAGAAATGCTGTACAATCAACCTGACCAGAAATATGATGAAGAAAACCTTCCAGTACCAAATTCATTACGCTGTGAGCTTCTACTTGTATTAAAAATGCAGTGGCCTTTTGATCCAGAAttttgggactggaaaatgttAAAACGCCAATGCCTTGCTTTGATGGGAGAGGAGGCATCAATTGTATCTTCCATAGATGAACTGAATGACACTGAAATGCATGAAAAGATTGAGGACTGCCAAGATGAGAACAAAGATATATCCATGAATGGGCTTTCCGGATGTTTTGATGAAGCTACAAATTTGCTTAGAAGCATTCGagacagaaaacagaaaaacagagaaataaaaaaattgaGAGAGCGAGGATTTATATCTGCTAGGTTCAGGAACTGGCAAGCATACATGCAGTATTGTGTGCTGTGTGACAAAGAATTTCTTGGACACAGAATAGTTAGGCATGCACAAAAGCACTATAAAGATGGAATTTATAGTTGTCCTATATGTGCGCAGAATTTCAATTCTAAAGAAACTTTTGTTCCTCATGTAACACTGCATGTTAAGAAGTCTAGTAAAGAGAGGTTGGCCGCCATGAAACCACTGAGGAAATTGGGAAGGCCACCAAAAGCAACACCCACTAGTGTGAACAAAAGGAACAACACTGTAGTTAAACAAGAACAACGTCACATAAAAAAGAACAACCTTTATGGTGCagatttcattgtttttaatgatAATGATGGCTCTGATGATGAAAATTATGAAAAAGACAAATCATACATTCCAGAGATAACACCAGTCCAAAAGCCATTGCCTGTTAATGAATTTACTTGCCCTGTTACCCTATGTAAAAAAGGCTTTAAGTACTTTAAAAATTTGATTGCACATGCAAAAGGTCATAAAGACAATGAAGAAGCTAAACGCTTTCTTGAAATGCAAAGCAAAAAAGTAATTTGCCAGTACTGTAGAAGACATTTTGTAAGTGTTACTCACCTTAATGATCATTTACAAATGCACTGTGGCAGCAAACCCTATATCTGTATTCAGATGAAATGCAAGGCTAGCTTTAACAGTTATGCAGAACTTCTTGGTCACAGAAAAGAACACCCAGTCTTCCGGGCAAAGTGCATGTTTCCTAAATGTGGAAGGATTTTCTCAGAAGCATATTTGCTTTACGATCATGAAGCACAGCATTATAATACATTCACTTGCAAGTTTGCAGATTGTGGAAAAGTTTACCGTTCTCAAATGGAATTAGACAAACATATTGAAGATCACACTAAATCTGAAAAAATGCTACAGTCTGCTGGTGAAACTATTGTTCCTCAGCCTCTAAAAGGTAATGATGATGAAGAGTGTATTTTCCCTCAGCCTTTGGAAAATAATGAGAGCACTGAAGAAATCCATCCAGAAGAAGCATTGATGCTGCTCCCTGAAAATAGCTTAAATAATTGTGTCAAATCAGAAGAATATGTTGCAGAGGAGATTAAAGATATATCGCTTTTGGCTAAAAGAACAAAAATGTCAGCAAGTGAACCAGAACAGATTAATCCAATTACCACTGGAAGTGCAGAGCAACACATAAATGCTCCAGCAAAGCCAGAACAAGTAGTTCTCACCAGCAGTGCTTTAATGCCTCTCTTGGGCCAGAAAATACGAGAAAATATGGCAAGAAAGGGCAAGCTGCTTCCTGAAAGTATTAAAACTGATGGCAGTGCATCTGTTATCCAGCAGTTATGCTCAACAGTAGAAGATACTTGTAATGATCTTCCAATTTCCCAAGAAGCCAAGGAAGATGGCAGCATTAGTGAATCCCATACAATTTCCATGGATTCAGTTAAGCTTGAGCCCCAAGTCCTTTCAACAAAAAGTCCTGAAGAAGAGAGAAGCCATTTACCGCTCATGCAGCACGAGATAGATTATCAAAATTTGTCTCCTTCAAAACCTCAACTTGAAGAAAACATGAAGACTTCTACTAATCTCTACAATCTCCCTATGAAAACTTTAGAAGGAATTACACTTGCTCCAGCCCAGAACAACTTAGGCACACCTTTTGTTCCAGTCTTACCATTGGCAACTCCAGTTCAGAAGTTCACCTGCCAAGTTGAGGGATGTACTCGGATCTACAATTCTTGTCAGAGCATTGGCAAACATATGAAAACAGCACATCCTGATCAATATGCTACATATAAGATGCAGCGCAAGAACAAAAGAAGTAGAAAAACAGACAATTTGCAAAATCTGCCAAGTGATAGTAAAATTGTTTATTTCTTGCCACCACAAGTGTCTACTACTAGTAGTGATGTTTTTCCCCAACAAGTGAAAAACAGTTTGAATTCTACTTGTACAAGTCAACTACAGCAGTTATCTAATGTTCTTTTTCCAACACGTTTGGAAGGTATGACTAATTCATTATTACCTCATGAAAATGGTATGAATGCAGGTCTGTCTTCCCATATTAAAAGTGAGACAGAGACTACACTAGACTCCCATATGAGAAGTCTATCTAATGCAACATTACCTTCTCAGTTGGATGAGCTGGAAAAACAAGGCATGCCGCTCAACATTGACAGTGGTTCagatccttttcttcctttaccTGCAGAAAATGGTccaatttctcttttttcttccccagCAGATAACTGTCCACCTTCTGTGTTTTCACAAATGGAAAATAATATCAATCATTTTTCCTCCCAGCTAGAAGGAAACACTAATTCTTTTCCAAAAGATGAAAGTGTTGATGTCCTTTTCCCTTCACAAGTGAATAATGAGAACTTCAGTGAAACCTCTCCACAACTCCTGGTAGCAGAAAAAGCTAGAAAGGATAATAGACGAGGTCCAGATGGAAAAGACaaaaaaccaaagcataataaaCGGGCAAAATGGCCAGCAATTATCAGAGATGGCAAATTTATTTGTAGTAGATGCTACAGGGTTTTTTCCAATCCCAGGTCACTTGGTGGTCATCTTTCTAAACGATCCTACTGTAAGCCCCTGGATGAATCAGAACTTTCTCCAGAAGCTCTACAGCTGAATGGGCAATCTTCTCTGCTTGCTAGTATGATTCTTTCTTCAAATGCTTTAAGTTTACAGCAACAACAGGAGTCAGCTTTTAATCCAGAAGTATGTTTTAAAGAGCCATCGTTCCTACAGCTGCTTGCAACTGAAAATCGGTCACCTGCTTTTTTGCAGAATTTGTTTCCACGGCCCAACATGACTAGCCTCAATACAAGTGAAAATGATGAAGGAAGTGAAATTATTAAACAGGCCTTGGAAACAGCTGGCATTCCAAGTACTTTTGACACTACAGAGATGCTACCGCATATAATGACCCCCAGTTGTATCACCAGCAGTTCGCAAATAAATGCAACAATTTTGCCAAGTCCTGGTGTGTCTCCCTTGTTACCAACAGTTTGCAACCCAACTACCTTGCTAACAGACCAAAATAGAACATTTAATGCCAAAATTTCATCAGTAGAAGAATGTAGCAGCTTTCCAGTATTTCCAGATGATTTAATACTCAAGACTATTGAAAATGGCTTGGGTTCCAATATGGTTTCTGATTGTGCTGCCCCAGCTCATAATTTTGGAAACAACAGTTCTCGGGTTTCAGTCATCAGCAGTATCAAAGGTTCGGAAATTTGTAGCTTGAATAAAAAGGGGGCCAGTAgttcaaagaaaaagaagaaaacaacttCTTCCTTACTTGTGCCTAACATTTCACAAAAATTAGAAATTAATGATTTGACATCATTGGAACTTCTACCCAGAAATGTTGAAGACAATGTGCAAATTCCTGCAGAAAACTTCCGGTCAAATATACTGGCAAACTGTGAGGCTGAAGTGTTAATAGAGAACCTTACACAAAAAATGAGTAGTGTGGACAATGAATTAACTGCTAGTGTTAAAGAGAATTTCAAAACTGGTAATGAAACTTGTACAGAAATAGCTCCTTTGTTAGTAAAAGAtcttaatagtaactctcaagtcACTCTGGGCTCCTGCATTGAAGAAAATTCGAATTTAGATCCTTCAGAGGATAATATTattcaaaattttcaaaaaacccttgaaataattaaaacagcaatGAACTCCCAGATTGTTGAAATTAAAACAGAAGTCCAGGATGTGTcagttgaaccatcagaaagactACAAATTAGAAATGTTGAGTGTGCTTTGGAAAACTTTTCCCAAAATCTTCAACCAGCTGAACCCAGTGAACAAATAGTACACACGCAGAATACTGTTCTTGCCAAAACTAATCTTTCTCAGTCAGAAACCTCTCTGAAAGATGATAGCCAAATCATGGAAATTTTAGAAGGTTTGAAAAAGCTGAAATTGGAAAGTGAAACACCAAGTCAGATATTTGACAATATAATTCATTGTCTTCCCACAGATGCGCTGTTGCCACAAATTCTTGTTCCTGTCATAACAGCTGAGAGCACATCTCTTGTCCAGCCATCTTCAGAAACACGTCTTCCCATTGTTGAAAAAGTCCATAAGCCGTTTACATGTCAGGCTCCTGGTTGTAATTACAGCGCTATGACAAaagatgcattatttaaacactACAGCAAAATACATCAATACACTGCAGAAATGATACTAGAAATCAAAAAACACCAATTGAAATATGCTCCATTCAAGTGTGTTGTAGCTTCCTGTCCAAAAACATTTACTAGAAATTCTAACCTCCGGGCCCATTGTCAACTAGTGCATCACTTTACAACAGAGGAAATggtaaaattaaaactaaaaagGCCTTATGGAAGAAGACCCCAGAATAAAGCAGCAAGCATAACACCAAGGACTGTTGAACTGCAACACATTGAACTAAAAAAACATGTGTTAATGGAATGCAAAAATCAGTCTCATTTGGCTGAGGAACCTGAAGTAAAAGAAAGAATGTATATAGAATCTGAGAAACTTCCAGAAAAAGTGGTGCCAGAAATATTGGTGCCAGAAAGTATTCCTGCTGCTCTTGAAAAATTAGAAAAGCCTCCCCAAGTAGTTCCAATTCCCCTAGAATTTCATAATGCTGCCACACCTACTACTATTACACAAATTCAGCCAAAAGTACGTAAGATTAGAAGGcataggaaggaaaaggaagagagaagaagcaaGAAAACAGTTCAGAAATCTTTGGAAAACCCTACTACGTATAGTCCATACAGACCTTACAGATGTGTGCATCAAGGCTGTTTTGCAGCTTTTACAATACAGCAGAATTTGATTCTTCATTATCAGGCTGTCCATAAATCTGATTTGCCATCATTCTCTccagaggcagaagaagaaagtgAGCCAAGCAAAGAAGAGGATATTAGAAAAGAAGAGGATTGTGATGAAACTGAAAACACAGTAAAAGAATTCAGATGTGAAATGAGAAATTGCTCAAGGATATTTCAGGAAGTCACTAGTCTTATTCAGCACTATATGAAGCTTCATGAGATGACTCCTGAGGAAATTGGGAGCCTGAGGTCATCTCTGGGTGTTGCCAGATTCCCTTGTGATCAGTCTGAATGTAAATCATCCTTTACAGAATATGTGAATTATATTATACACCTTGAGACCCATCATGGAATAAAGATAAAGCAGAACAAAACCGATGATGGCATGTACAAGTGTGACTGTGAAGGCTGCGATCGTATTTATGCAACAAGGTCTAATCTCTTACGGCATATTTTTAATAAGCATAATGAGAGACATAAAGAGCATCTAATAAGGCCTAGAAAGTTCTTGACGCCAGGTCAGGAAAATATTTCAAGCAAAGCTAATCAGGAAAAGAATACGAAAATTAAACATAAAGCGTTAAAATACAGAGCAGGAAAGCATGGAAACAAAATAATCAGGATGAGACGAAAGAGAGTTATTGCCTTAGAAAACAAGAACTTAAAAATAAGTCAGGACCCTGAGAGCAAGGCATATTCTTTGAAATGCGGCAAGTATGTATATTCAATAAAGACTCGAGAGGAGGCTTTATCTgaatgcccaaacaaatttgtaatGCAGTACCCCTGTATGATAAAAGGCTGCTCATCCGTTGTCACAAGTGAAAATAATATAATTCGGCATTACAAATGTCACAAGCTGTCTAAAGCATTTACTTCACAACATAAGCACCTCTTAGTTGTCTCAAACAAGTATTCAGATTCGGCAGAAAAGGAAGCACCTTCACTGAAAGAAGCAAGTTCTGACAAAAACTGTGATTTAAAAGACTTGGAGCCACAAATGTCGGAGGCAGCCTCTGCAGATGTGGAATCCGCACCACCTGTGGCACAGAAAGAGCCTGAAAAGGATGAGAAGGATGAGGTGGATGAGCTTGCAGAACTGTTCATTACTAAACTTGTAAATGAAGACCTCACAAATGCAGAGAACCCTGCAAAACCCTCTCCTGATGTAAATAGTGACTGTCAAGAAACTAGCTCTTCCATTTCAGAAAAGCACAGTGCAAGCAGCAATTTAAAAAGGGCAAGCAAAGAAAAAGATCcaacacaaaagaaaaagaaaaaagttgagAAGCAGGAAGAAACTGTGGCTGTTGAGTTAAATAGTGTGCACAGAGAGACGGAGACAGCAGTAGCTGTTCAAACTACTGAAGACGCGTCTTCAGCTTTTGACTGGAGTACATTTAAGCCGATGGGGTTTGAAGTGTCTTTTCTCAAGTTCCTTGAAGAGTCTGCAGTGAAGCAAAAGAAAAATCCAGAGCGGAGCTATAATCACTGTGGAACTAGGAAAGGGTCTCATTCAAACTCAAGGAGATCTAATGACAGAAACTCTTTTGCAAAAACACGATCGTGTTCGGAAAATGCGACATATGTACAGTTTACTAATCCCTCACAATTTCAGTGTAGTGGTACTGTAAAAATAGTTTTAGATAAGACTTTTAGAGATTGCACTGAGCTTGTGTTGAACCAGCTTCAGAAAATGAAACCTATTGTCAGTCTGGTAAGACTTGATGGACATGGAGAGGCAAATGCAAGGGTTACAAAATGA